A window of the Clostridia bacterium genome harbors these coding sequences:
- the fba gene encoding class II fructose-1,6-bisphosphate aldolase: MPLVTSTEMFKKAYSGGYAVGAFNVNNMEIIQGITEACREEHAPVILQVSKGARAYANRTYLVKLVEAAVIECPDIPIVLHLDHGDTFETCKSCIDDGFTSVMIDCSSKPFEENIEITKQVVEYAHAHGVVVEAELGTLAGIEDEVKVAADAASYTRPEEVEEFVSRTGCDSLAIAIGTSHGAYKFTAAQCTRNEKGVLVPPPLRFDVLHECEKRLPGFPIVLHGSSSVPQEYVKMVNENGGKMPDAVGIPEEQLREAARSAVCKINIDSDLRLAMTGTIRKFFNEHPEKFDPREYLKPARANIKEVVRHKLVDVLGCAGKA, encoded by the coding sequence ATGCCGTTAGTAACTTCTACCGAAATGTTCAAGAAGGCATACAGCGGCGGCTACGCCGTCGGCGCCTTCAACGTCAACAACATGGAGATCATCCAGGGCATCACCGAGGCCTGCCGCGAAGAGCACGCCCCCGTGATCCTGCAGGTTTCCAAGGGCGCCCGCGCCTACGCGAACCGCACCTATCTGGTCAAGCTCGTGGAAGCCGCGGTCATCGAGTGCCCCGACATCCCGATCGTGCTCCATCTCGACCACGGCGACACGTTCGAGACCTGCAAGAGCTGCATCGACGACGGCTTCACCTCCGTCATGATCGACTGCTCCTCCAAGCCCTTTGAGGAAAATATCGAAATCACCAAGCAGGTGGTCGAATACGCCCACGCGCACGGCGTGGTCGTAGAAGCCGAGCTGGGCACCCTCGCCGGCATCGAGGACGAAGTCAAGGTCGCGGCGGACGCCGCCTCCTACACCCGCCCCGAAGAGGTCGAGGAATTCGTCAGCCGCACCGGCTGCGACTCCCTGGCGATCGCGATCGGCACGAGCCACGGCGCGTATAAGTTCACCGCCGCGCAGTGCACCCGCAACGAAAAGGGCGTCCTCGTTCCGCCTCCGCTGCGCTTCGACGTGCTCCACGAGTGCGAAAAGCGCCTGCCCGGCTTCCCGATCGTCCTCCACGGCTCCTCCAGCGTTCCGCAGGAGTACGTCAAGATGGTCAACGAGAACGGCGGCAAAATGCCCGACGCCGTCGGCATCCCGGAGGAACAGCTCCGCGAAGCCGCCCGCAGCGCCGTCTGCAAGATCAACATCGACTCCGACCTGCGCCTGGCGATGACCGGCACGATCAGAAAGTTCTTCAACGAGCACCCCGAGAAGTTCGACCCGCGCGAATACCTCAAGCCCGCCCGCGCGAACATCAAGGAAGTCGTCCGTCATAAGCTGGTCGACGTCCTCGGCTGCGCCGGAAAGGCGTAA
- the gap gene encoding type I glyceraldehyde-3-phosphate dehydrogenase has protein sequence MAVKVAINGFGRIGRLAFRQMFGAEGYEVVAINDLTSPKMLANLLKYDSAQGGYCGFIGENKHTVSSKEPVIDEETKAVITPGSITVDGKEITIYSEAKAANLPWGELGVDVVLECTGFYTSKAKSQAHIDAGAKKVVISAPAGNDLPTIVYNVNHNTLKPEDTIISAASCTTNCLAPMTKALNDAFPIVSGIMTTVHAYTGDQMILDGPHRKGDLQRARAGAANIVPNTTGAAKAIGLVIPELNGKLIGSAQRVPVITGSTTILVAVVKGKDITVEKINDAMKAQQSESFGYTTERLVSGDIIGMRYGSLFDANQTMVTKIDDDTYQVQVVSWYDNENSYTSQMVRTIKYFAELK, from the coding sequence ATGGCAGTAAAAGTAGCAATCAACGGATTCGGCCGTATCGGCCGCCTGGCGTTCCGCCAGATGTTCGGCGCTGAAGGGTACGAGGTCGTCGCGATCAACGACCTGACCAGCCCGAAGATGCTCGCCAACCTGCTGAAGTACGACTCCGCCCAGGGCGGCTACTGCGGCTTCATCGGCGAGAACAAGCACACCGTCAGCTCCAAGGAGCCCGTCATCGACGAAGAGACCAAAGCGGTCATCACCCCCGGCTCCATCACCGTCGACGGCAAAGAGATCACCATCTACAGCGAAGCGAAAGCCGCCAATCTCCCCTGGGGAGAGCTCGGCGTTGACGTCGTGCTCGAATGCACCGGCTTCTACACCAGCAAGGCGAAGAGCCAGGCGCACATCGACGCCGGCGCGAAGAAGGTCGTCATCTCCGCTCCCGCGGGCAACGACCTGCCCACCATCGTCTACAACGTCAACCACAACACGCTGAAGCCCGAGGATACCATCATCTCCGCGGCCTCCTGCACCACCAACTGCCTCGCCCCGATGACGAAGGCGCTGAACGACGCGTTCCCGATCGTATCCGGCATCATGACCACGGTCCACGCCTACACCGGCGACCAGATGATCCTGGACGGCCCGCACAGAAAGGGCGACCTGCAGAGAGCCCGCGCCGGCGCCGCGAACATCGTTCCGAACACCACCGGCGCCGCGAAGGCGATCGGCCTCGTCATCCCCGAGCTGAACGGCAAGCTCATCGGCTCCGCGCAGCGCGTTCCGGTCATCACCGGTTCCACCACGATCCTCGTGGCGGTCGTCAAGGGCAAGGATATCACGGTTGAGAAGATCAACGACGCGATGAAGGCCCAGCAGAGCGAGAGCTTCGGCTACACCACCGAGCGCCTCGTTTCCGGCGACATCATCGGCATGCGTTACGGCTCGCTCTTCGACGCGAACCAGACCATGGTCACCAAGATCGACGACGACACCTATCAGGTCCAGGTCGTTTCGTGGTACGACAACGAGAACTCCTACACCAGCCAGATGGTCCGCACCATCAAGTACTTCGCCGAGCTGAAGTAA